The following nucleotide sequence is from Psychroserpens sp. Hel_I_66.
TTTTTTGTCTTTTCTTGAAAAGACCTGTTTAGCTCCAGGAAATTCTCCTTTAAGCTTATCGCTTACACGCTTATGTTTTGAGTCTGAAATTATTACATAATGCTTTGGTAACGAATCTGATTTTACAAATTTTATAATCGCATCTTCCAACAATTCACTTGATGGCACACTTTGAAACACATTGTCATAAAGTGTATTTGGCATAGAAAACGGAGAAATCACTGGCACATTATCTCCCTTAACATCAGATGCTACACGATCTAAATGTGATGGGACCAAAGGACCAATAATCGCGTCATAATCTGAAAAATCATTGGAGCTTAAAATTTTAGATATTTCTGCAGATTGATTTTTGGTATCAAACACTTTCAAATAAGTTGAAATACCCATTTTTTTTGCAGAATCAATCGCCATTAGAGCTCCTGCATGAAAATCTAAAGAAATAGATAGCATCGCGTCTTTTCTTATCGCCTTTTTTGCTGCATTAATAGAATCTACATCAATTCTATGTGTACGATATGGTAACATCAAAGCAATCCTTTTCTTACTAAGATTTTTAAGATTACCCGATAAGTTTGTGTTTTCTAAATCTTTAACGGTGTTAGATATCTTAACATCTGCAGGGACTTTTAAGACCATGCCTAATGTGAGACCGCTTTCCTTTAACTCTGGATTTAAAGCTTCTAACTCTTCTTGAGTTACACCTAATTTTCTATTAAGCGCCATAAAACCTTCGCTTTTTAAAACGGTGTAATAGCCATAATTTTCTTCTACGGTTTTCTCTTCGTTACCGCTAATATTTGGCACATTTACTTCTTGTCCAGGCTGTAACACCTCACCCATATTAGGATTTAATGCTTCTAATTGTGGCACGGTAATTCCAAATTTATATGCCACACGCCATTTACCTTCCTTAGGTTGGACTTTATATTTTTTAATGGTATTGTTTAACGATACCTTGTTGACTATCGTTTTATATTTTGGGATTTGGATTTTATCCCCTTTTCTCAAATTTTCAGAATATAACCTCTTATTGTTTTTCTTAATATCTTCAATTTCTACACCATATTCCTTAGAGATACTATACAACGTTTCCTTACGCTTAACTTTATGCTTTTTAAAACCAACCAATTCTTTTAAAGATGCTTGAGTAGCTTCATTTTTAATACCAGCTGTAGGTATAATGAGAACTGTATTTGGCTTTATAGATTTTTTTGCATCAGGATTTAATGCATAAATATCAAAAGGTGTCACCATGTACTGCTTTGCAATACTTTCAATAGTTTCACCCTGTTTTACTTTATGAGTTTTATAATCTTGCGCAGACATAGATATGCTGCAAAATAAGATTGCTAATATTAAAAAGAGTTTTTTCATTTATAAAAATTTATATCGTATTTCCTTGTTCTTTTTTCTTCGGAAATTTTATTTGATTACAGGGATTTTGAATAACATCAACTACTAAGCTTTTAATTTTTTAATTCTCTTCCTTTAAAAAAAAGGAAGATCACCTCAAGTCTTCAAAACTAAGTTGAAGTGGTTTTGCTTACGCAGAGAATTCTCTTTTCTTTAGTAAGAGATTCCCGCTTTCGCAAGAATGTTATTCCCACTCAATAGTTGCAGGTGGTTTTGAACTAATATCGTAAACTACTCTATTTACACCCTTTACTTTATTTATAATCTCATTTGAGGTTTTTTGTAAAAACTCATACGGAAGATTCACCCAATCGGCAGTCATTCCATCTGTACTTTCTACAGCTCTCAAGGCGACACATTTTTCATAGGTTCTTTCATCTCCCATCACGCCAACACTGTTCACCGGTAACAAAATAGCTCCAGCTTGCCAGACCTTATCGTATAAATTCCAAGATTTCAGGTTGTTAATAAAAACAGCATCAACCTCTTGTAATATACGTACTTTTTCGGGAGTGATATCTCCTAAAATTCTAATCGCCAATCCTGGACCAGGAAATGGATGGCGACCCAAAATATTTGGATCCATACCCATTGATTTCCCTACGCGTCTTACTTCATCCTTAAACAATGCCTTAAGCGGTTCAACCACTTTCAGTTTCATAAAATCTGGCAATCCGCCAACATTATGATGACTTTTAATTGTTGCGCTTGGTCCTCCGGTTGCCGAAACACTTTCTATCACATCTGGATAAATCGTCCCTTGAGCCAACCATTTTACATCCTTGATGGCATTTGCTTCATCATCAAAAACCTCAATAAACACGCGACCTATTGCTTTACGTTTCAATTCTGGATCGCTTACATCTTTTAAAGCATCCAAAAAGCGTGCCGAAGCATCCACACCTTTTACATTAAGCCCCATGCCTTCATATTGCTCTAGAACGCTTGTGTATTCATCTTTCCGAAGTAAACCGTTATTTACAAAAATACAGTACAGGTTTTTGCCGATGGCCTTATGCAATAATATGGCAGCGACAGACGAATCTACACCTCCAGATAATCCTAAAACGACTTTATCGTCACCTAATTGTGTTTGGAGTGCTTCTACGGTTTCTTCTACAAAGGATTGTGGTGTCCAGTCCTGCTCCACTTGGGCAATATGAACCAAAAAGTTTTGGAGTAGTTGCCTACCATCTGTAGAGTGATATACTTCTGGATGAAACTGGATGGCATATGTTTTTTCGCCTTCTATTTTAAACGCTGCATTTTCAACATCGTGCGTACTGGCTAATAAAACTCCATTTGTAGGTAATTTTTTTATGGTATCGCTGTGGCTCATCCACACTTGACTTCCTTTTGTAATTCCCGTAAAAAAATCTTCACGATCCTTAATAAAACTCAGGTTGGCCCTACCATATTCGCGACTATTGGATTCTGCCACTTCACCTCCCGAGAAATGCGCTAAATACTGCGCACCATAACAGACTGCGAGCAATGGTTTTTTTCCGCGAATTTGTTCTAAATCTGGATGTAAAACGTCTTCTCCTCGCACCGAATTTGGGCTACCAGAAAGAATGACTGCTTTAAAACTCTCAGAATCTACAGGAATTTTGTTGAATGGGTGAATTTCGCAATAGATATTTAACTCTCTAACGCGACGCGCAATAAGCTGTGTGTATTGCGAACCGAAATCTAAAATTAGGACTTTGTTGTGTTGCATGCACAAAAGTAATAATTGCGCCTAAAAACTAAACACGTAAACCGTAAATTTTATTCTAAATTGTTAACACTAGAAACTCACCTTTTAGAGGTTCTAAATGTTCTAATAACTTCGGAAGGATTGCGTCGCCATTTTCTAAATAAAACTCCGAAAAGTTCATTTGTCTTTCCTGTAAGCTTTCATTTGGGAACAACGCTTTTTGAAGTTCGGTCACACGCTCTAAATAATCGCTCATTTTTCGTTTTTGGGCTTTTAATAAACGTTGCTCCAAGTTTTCCAATCCGTTGATTTGTTTCGTTTCCTGGGCAGACACTGCACCAACAAAGGACTTATCGGTTTGCTCAGCGAGTTTATACAAATCTTTGAATTGCTGCTTAAGGTGATCTTTCTGCTTTGAGAAATCAATATCAATTTTAGAAACCTGCTTTGTGATTTTTGTTCGTAACTCTGAAGTATTTAAAAATAAATCGTTCACCTCAACATCCAGTTTGTCAAGTTTTTCTTTTTGCTTATCGGTTATGATGAGTACAGAATTCCGAAGTAATAACATCGGGAAGACAACTTTTTGTGCATCAAAATTAGATTTGAGCTGCAACCAATAGGCTAATTCTCCTCCTCCTCCAATATAACAGAGGTTTGGTAAAATCACTTCTTGAAACAATGGTCGCATGATTACATTTGGCGAAAATCTTTCTGGATGTTCTGAAAGTTCTTTTAGCATCTCACTCTTGCTCCAATTCATATCTGTGTTGAGAACTTGATAGTTTCCATCGGTTTCAACGATGCGTTCTCTTACATTTTGAGTAATATAAAACAAATTGATTTCTCTGGGATTCACTTGGATTTTATAATTTCCGTCGAGATCATTTAGATGTTTGTTCGCTTCGGAAACCTTTTCAATAGACGTTTGATTAACCAGCTCGTCTTCCATATAAGGAATAAACGGACGTTTTAAATCGGCATCATTTCCATCTACGATGACCAAACCATGAGCTCCAAAAAGTTCATTGACCAAATAACGCATGGCTTTGGTTAAATTACCGTGCTCTAAATACGCACTTCGGAATAATTGTTTCAACTCCTCTGCATTGGTCGTTTTATTTAATTGGCTGGCAAAAGCTTCATAAACCTGATCTAATCCGTCGAGGTCTAATTCGCCAACCGCACCAAATGCTTCCCGATTCCATTGTACTTTTTGACCTTTAAAATTAAAGAAGTTGATTTCCTCAAAATCGTGATCTTCAGTAGCCATCCAATACACAGGTACAAAATTTTGGTTTGGATACTTTTCTTTAAGCTCTTTACATAAATTTATTGTGGATATAATCTTATAAAAAAAATAAAATGGGCCTGTAAAGATATTGAGTTGGTGACCTGTAGTAATTGTAAATGTAGTTTCTTCTTTTAATAAATCAAGATTGGTAAGTGTCAATGAAGATATTTGTAAACCTCCATACTGTCGCATTAAAGCATTTACCAAAATCTTTCTTTTATCTGGATGATAAGCAATCTGCTTTTCATGAATTTGCGCTTCAAAATTTTCTATTGAAGGAAAACGATGATAAAATGATTTTAAATGGTCTTTTTCATCAAGATAATCGCAAATAAGCGATGAAAAATAATGGGTCTCTTTAAACGGAATGTATTTGGTTGGCATAGTTTCACTTCAATTGAGGGATAAAGATACTATTCTTCGCTTTTTTTGAGTCCTAAATTTTAGTTAATTCAATACCAGTTCCTATCTTTACTTCTTAACTCACTTTTTATACAAGTTTCATGCAAAAATCAATTTCTCTCATTTTTACGTTGCTTATTTCTTTTTCGGTTTTAGCTCAAGATCTTAAGTCGCCCTCTAGTTTTTTAGGGTATGAGATTGGCACTAAATTTTCAAGACATCACCAAGTTGTTGATTATTTTGAGCATGTGGAGCGCCAATTTTCGCAGTATGTAAAATTGGAGCAATATGGAGAAACGAATGAAAGACGACCGCTGGTGCTAGCCTATATTTCTTCCGAAGAAAACATGAAAAACTTAGAGCAAATAAGAGAGAGTAACCTCAAAAATGCTGGGATTTTAGATGGCACGTCAAATACAAAAGATGTTGCGATCGTTTGGTTGAGTTATAATGTGCATGGCAATGAGGCGTCAAGTACTGAGGCGTCAATGCTTACTATTTATAAATTACTAACTGAAAAACAAGAGTATCTAAAAAATACGGTTGTGATTATTGACCCTTGTATCAATCCCGATGGTCGTGATCGTTATGTGAATTGGTACAACGAAACTGCGAGTGTGCCATACGATATTGACCAACAAGCGAGTGAACATAGCGAGCCTTGGCCTGGAGGACGACCAAATCATTATCTTTTTGACCTCAATCGAGACTGGGCTTGGGCAACACAGGTAGAGTCTCAAGCACGATTAAAAGTGTATAATAAATGGATGCCTCATATTCATGTCGATTTTCATGAGCAAGGTATCAATGAGCCTTATTATTTTGCCCCGGCTGCAGAGCCTTTTCATGAGATCATTAGCGATTGGCAGCGCGATTTCCAAACGCAAATTGGTAAAAACCACGCTAAATATTTTGATGCTGAAGGTTGGTTGTACTTCACTCGTGAGCGTTTTGATTTGTTGTATCCCAGTTATGGCGATACGTATCCAACATATATGGGAGCCATTGGGATGACTTACGAGCAAGGTGGACATGGACGCGCAGGATTGGGAATTTTAAACGACGAAGGTGATGAGCTAACTTTGGTAGATCGATTGACGCATCATACAACTACAGGTCTATCAACTATTGAGATTGCATCAAAAAATGCACAAAAGTTAAATACTGAATTTGAAAAGTATTTTGATAATTCTAAGCTCACCTATAAGAGTTATGTTTTACAGGGACATCCAGATAAAATTGAACGTTTAAAACAATTATTAGATAAACATGAAATCACTTATGGCTTCGCTCAAGGCGGAAATGTAAAAGGGTACAACTATTCGTCCTCTAAACAAGGACAGTTAAATACGTCTAATAAAGATTTAGTAGTGAGCACCAATCAGCCAAAAGGAAAAATGGTAAAAGTGTTGTTTGAACCCAATACCAAATTGAGTGACTCTTTGACTTATGATATTACTGCATGGAGTGTTCCTTATGCATATGGTTTGGATGCATTAGCCAGCAAATCTTTAATAGACACTAATAATAAACTTGTTAGTGGTTATCCAATGACAATTGCAGACCCTACTGCAACTGGATATGCTTTAGAATGGGACAACATCATGGACGCTCAATTTCTAGCAGAGCTTTTAAAACAAAATATTAAAGTTCGCTTTACAGAAAAACCTTTTTCTGCGGAAGGCAAAACTTATGATCGAGGTTCATTAATTATTGTTAGAGGTGATAATAAAAAAATAAAGGATTTTGATGATAAAGTAAATGCAACAGCTCACGACCATAAAAGAACTCTGACAGCATTAAAAAGCGGGTTTTCTTCCTCAGGACCAGATTTTGGATCGCCAGATATTAAATTAGTGAATCCGCCAAAAATTGCAATGCTCTCTGGAGAGTATACGTCCTCTTTAAGTTACGGTGAGCTGTGGCATTTTTTTGAGCAACAATTACAATATCCCTTAACATCTATAAATACTGATGATTTATCTCGCAGCAACTTATCAAAATTTAATGTGCTGGTTATGCCAAATGGGTATTATGGAGGTTTACTCGATGAAAAACTGACTGAGAAAATTAAAAATTGGGTTCAGTCTGGTGGAAAGCTCATCGCCATCGATGGTGCTTTAAACAGTTTTGCTGATAAAGATGGATTTGGATTAAAGCGTAATGTGGCTGATTCAACTTCCGAAGAAAAAAATCTTACCATCAAATATGCAGATCGCGAACGTGATTACACCAAAAACCTAATCACAGGTGCAATTTTTAAAACCGATGTTGATAATACGCACCCAATGGCTTTTGGTTATGACAATCACTATTTTACCTTAAAATTGGGCAGTTCTTCGTACAGCCTTTTAGAAAATGGGTACAACGTCGCTTATCTTGGAGACAACCCAAAAAATGTTTCGGGATATGCAGGACAAGATGCGCTAAAACAATTACACAATTCGCTCATTTTTGGTGAGCAACCTCTGGGAAGCGGAAGTGTAATCTATATGGTTGACAATGTGATGTTCAGGAGCTTTTGGGAAAACGGAAAACTGTTTTTTGTGAATTCCATTTTCTTTGTAAACAACAATGCTTATGAATTATAACGTTTGCAAAAAAGTAATTATTTCTTGATGAATTTTTTCACAACACTCTCATTACCATTACTAACTACTATCAAGTACACACCAGATTGTAAGCCAGACACATCTAAACGTTCTGTATTAGAATCGGTATTAAGTTCTAATACTTTTTGTCCCAAAATATTAGAAACATTTATAGTTGTAAACTTATTTCTAGCAGAAATTTCTAAATAATTAGTCGCGGGATTTGGATACATAATAAAACTTGAAAATGTATTGTCGTCAACACTTAACGGTGTTAAATCAACTTTACTAAAATATTGAGAATTTTCTGTATTATAATTATTAAACGTGTTAGTGGTGGTATCTACTGTAAAAAGGCCTGAACTAGAAGACGCTAACAAAGTGCCATTATCTAATTCTATTACGCCTCTTAAACCTGAGCCTAAATCTAGATAATACTCCTGAGCTCCGGTTGACACATTAAACTGATAAATTCCGCTTGGCGGACTAAAGCCAGCTACCAAAAGAGATCCACTCGTACTATCGTATTGAAGTTGCTGCGGAAAATCTACACTTGTAGTAATCACACTCAAACTATTGCCACTGTAATCAAAACGCTCTATAGAGTCTCCATTAATAAAACTAATTATCGCTTCAGTACCTGTGTCAATCACATCAAATGGACTATTTGCTGTAGGATAATTACCCAACAAATTTCCATCTGTATCAAATCTTACTATAGCGTTACCAGGTGCACCATTGTTTGATCCTGCATTACAGACCCAAACTTCTCCATTAACCAAGGCTAAACCTCTTAAATTATCAAGACCTACAGTGCTTTCAATAGTGCTAACGTAAGTTCCCGTTAGATCAAATCTATCTATCCTATCTTGTATTTGATCTGTGATCCAAAGCTCATCACCAACTTGTAAAATATCTTTTGGTGTTGATGCCCCTAAGGTTGTCAAATCTATAAAATCATTGTTTATAACAGATCCATCTGTTGGATCTAAAAGTATAACGACGTCTCTGGTACTTTGCGCAACAGCAATCCGTTCTTGTGAAAACAGAAAAGAAACACATAATAAAGAAAAGATTAAAGAGTAGAGTTTTTTCATAATAGCTTTGTTTAAAATAAGTTAAGTTTAAATTTAATTAAAAAAAATCACATAAATTGATATGTTTTTAAAAACATAATCTATTCTATGCAAGATCCGTTATAAAATAGGGTTTGATATTTAGAGAATTATTTTCCCATTGCATTGGAGAGTTTCATATCTTGTTATGGTTTGTTATTGAACAACTTAATTGAACAAGCAAAAAAGGCTGACTTTTTTTTACTTCGGAATA
It contains:
- a CDS encoding LysM peptidoglycan-binding domain-containing protein, translated to MKKLFLILAILFCSISMSAQDYKTHKVKQGETIESIAKQYMVTPFDIYALNPDAKKSIKPNTVLIIPTAGIKNEATQASLKELVGFKKHKVKRKETLYSISKEYGVEIEDIKKNNKRLYSENLRKGDKIQIPKYKTIVNKVSLNNTIKKYKVQPKEGKWRVAYKFGITVPQLEALNPNMGEVLQPGQEVNVPNISGNEEKTVEENYGYYTVLKSEGFMALNRKLGVTQEELEALNPELKESGLTLGMVLKVPADVKISNTVKDLENTNLSGNLKNLSKKRIALMLPYRTHRIDVDSINAAKKAIRKDAMLSISLDFHAGALMAIDSAKKMGISTYLKVFDTKNQSAEISKILSSNDFSDYDAIIGPLVPSHLDRVASDVKGDNVPVISPFSMPNTLYDNVFQSVPSSELLEDAIIKFVKSDSLPKHYVIISDSKHKRVSDKLKGEFPGAKQVFSRKDKKGAEAYFVYQTDLSNVFKNGKNIVFLETDNEGFASNVISMINGQMSTGKDIILMTTDKNRAFEGREISNYHLSNLKFHYPSVNKTADISSSTNSFIRDYRRVYNVSPNKYAVRGFDLTLDLLLRLSSEDDLYKASPSDIETEYVENKFRYTKKQFGGYFNEAVYVVKYDNLIIVEAE
- the guaA gene encoding glutamine-hydrolyzing GMP synthase is translated as MQHNKVLILDFGSQYTQLIARRVRELNIYCEIHPFNKIPVDSESFKAVILSGSPNSVRGEDVLHPDLEQIRGKKPLLAVCYGAQYLAHFSGGEVAESNSREYGRANLSFIKDREDFFTGITKGSQVWMSHSDTIKKLPTNGVLLASTHDVENAAFKIEGEKTYAIQFHPEVYHSTDGRQLLQNFLVHIAQVEQDWTPQSFVEETVEALQTQLGDDKVVLGLSGGVDSSVAAILLHKAIGKNLYCIFVNNGLLRKDEYTSVLEQYEGMGLNVKGVDASARFLDALKDVSDPELKRKAIGRVFIEVFDDEANAIKDVKWLAQGTIYPDVIESVSATGGPSATIKSHHNVGGLPDFMKLKVVEPLKALFKDEVRRVGKSMGMDPNILGRHPFPGPGLAIRILGDITPEKVRILQEVDAVFINNLKSWNLYDKVWQAGAILLPVNSVGVMGDERTYEKCVALRAVESTDGMTADWVNLPYEFLQKTSNEIINKVKGVNRVVYDISSKPPATIEWE
- a CDS encoding M14 family metallopeptidase codes for the protein MQKSISLIFTLLISFSVLAQDLKSPSSFLGYEIGTKFSRHHQVVDYFEHVERQFSQYVKLEQYGETNERRPLVLAYISSEENMKNLEQIRESNLKNAGILDGTSNTKDVAIVWLSYNVHGNEASSTEASMLTIYKLLTEKQEYLKNTVVIIDPCINPDGRDRYVNWYNETASVPYDIDQQASEHSEPWPGGRPNHYLFDLNRDWAWATQVESQARLKVYNKWMPHIHVDFHEQGINEPYYFAPAAEPFHEIISDWQRDFQTQIGKNHAKYFDAEGWLYFTRERFDLLYPSYGDTYPTYMGAIGMTYEQGGHGRAGLGILNDEGDELTLVDRLTHHTTTGLSTIEIASKNAQKLNTEFEKYFDNSKLTYKSYVLQGHPDKIERLKQLLDKHEITYGFAQGGNVKGYNYSSSKQGQLNTSNKDLVVSTNQPKGKMVKVLFEPNTKLSDSLTYDITAWSVPYAYGLDALASKSLIDTNNKLVSGYPMTIADPTATGYALEWDNIMDAQFLAELLKQNIKVRFTEKPFSAEGKTYDRGSLIIVRGDNKKIKDFDDKVNATAHDHKRTLTALKSGFSSSGPDFGSPDIKLVNPPKIAMLSGEYTSSLSYGELWHFFEQQLQYPLTSINTDDLSRSNLSKFNVLVMPNGYYGGLLDEKLTEKIKNWVQSGGKLIAIDGALNSFADKDGFGLKRNVADSTSEEKNLTIKYADRERDYTKNLITGAIFKTDVDNTHPMAFGYDNHYFTLKLGSSSYSLLENGYNVAYLGDNPKNVSGYAGQDALKQLHNSLIFGEQPLGSGSVIYMVDNVMFRSFWENGKLFFVNSIFFVNNNAYEL
- the bshC gene encoding bacillithiol biosynthesis cysteine-adding enzyme BshC translates to MPTKYIPFKETHYFSSLICDYLDEKDHLKSFYHRFPSIENFEAQIHEKQIAYHPDKRKILVNALMRQYGGLQISSLTLTNLDLLKEETTFTITTGHQLNIFTGPFYFFYKIISTINLCKELKEKYPNQNFVPVYWMATEDHDFEEINFFNFKGQKVQWNREAFGAVGELDLDGLDQVYEAFASQLNKTTNAEELKQLFRSAYLEHGNLTKAMRYLVNELFGAHGLVIVDGNDADLKRPFIPYMEDELVNQTSIEKVSEANKHLNDLDGNYKIQVNPREINLFYITQNVRERIVETDGNYQVLNTDMNWSKSEMLKELSEHPERFSPNVIMRPLFQEVILPNLCYIGGGGELAYWLQLKSNFDAQKVVFPMLLLRNSVLIITDKQKEKLDKLDVEVNDLFLNTSELRTKITKQVSKIDIDFSKQKDHLKQQFKDLYKLAEQTDKSFVGAVSAQETKQINGLENLEQRLLKAQKRKMSDYLERVTELQKALFPNESLQERQMNFSEFYLENGDAILPKLLEHLEPLKGEFLVLTI
- a CDS encoding T9SS type A sorting domain-containing protein, which gives rise to MKKLYSLIFSLLCVSFLFSQERIAVAQSTRDVVILLDPTDGSVINNDFIDLTTLGASTPKDILQVGDELWITDQIQDRIDRFDLTGTYVSTIESTVGLDNLRGLALVNGEVWVCNAGSNNGAPGNAIVRFDTDGNLLGNYPTANSPFDVIDTGTEAIISFINGDSIERFDYSGNSLSVITTSVDFPQQLQYDSTSGSLLVAGFSPPSGIYQFNVSTGAQEYYLDLGSGLRGVIELDNGTLLASSSSGLFTVDTTTNTFNNYNTENSQYFSKVDLTPLSVDDNTFSSFIMYPNPATNYLEISARNKFTTINVSNILGQKVLELNTDSNTERLDVSGLQSGVYLIVVSNGNESVVKKFIKK